One window of the Candidatus Microbacterium colombiense genome contains the following:
- a CDS encoding HK97 gp10 family phage protein, with the protein MAKNTRFEENPRFFETVLRKPGVERLVDDIGDATLTNAQAAAPVDTQAYRNGLHVEHHESRFRRTTRVVGSDEKTMLVESRTGNLARALKGAKR; encoded by the coding sequence ATGGCGAAGAACACCCGCTTCGAGGAGAACCCCCGGTTCTTCGAGACGGTGCTGCGCAAGCCGGGTGTCGAGCGCCTCGTAGACGACATCGGTGACGCCACGCTCACGAACGCGCAGGCCGCCGCGCCCGTCGACACGCAGGCCTACCGCAATGGTCTGCACGTCGAGCACCACGAAAGCCGCTTCCGTCGCACGACCCGCGTGGTCGGGTCCGACGAGAAGACGATGCTGGTCGAGTCCCGGACAGGCAACCTCGCCCGCGCCTTGAAGGGTGCGAAGCGATGA
- a CDS encoding DUF2190 family protein — protein MAVKSYLPLFRPGDTVTFGVTTAVTAGQAVEVSATADMSVAPAAAASAKYVGVAGHDAAVGDKLTVEVGKPIHELKAVGAITRGQKLEAAAAGGVRTLASGAAIFLALSSAVDGALVRAVQL, from the coding sequence ATGGCCGTCAAGAGCTACCTGCCCCTGTTCCGTCCCGGTGACACGGTCACCTTCGGCGTCACGACCGCGGTCACCGCAGGTCAGGCCGTCGAGGTCAGCGCCACCGCCGACATGTCGGTCGCCCCCGCGGCCGCCGCGTCCGCAAAGTACGTCGGCGTCGCCGGCCACGACGCGGCCGTCGGCGACAAGCTGACCGTCGAGGTCGGCAAGCCCATTCACGAGCTGAAGGCCGTCGGTGCGATCACCCGCGGCCAGAAGCTCGAGGCAGCCGCAGCAGGAGGCGTGCGCACGCTCGCCTCCGGTGCAGCGATCTTCCTCGCCCTCTCGTCCGCCGTCGATGGTGCGCTCGTGCGCGCCGTCCAGCTCTAA